The Mesorhizobium opportunistum WSM2075 DNA window AAACACGCTGATGATCTGCATGGCGTCAGGCCTTCAGAATCAATTTTGCCTGATCCAAGGACTCAAAATCCAAGGCTTCAAGACCGATCCGAATTCCGGCATGAGCGGTTGAAGGGTTGGTAGACGATACGCTGCGGCGGGGAGCTCCGATCAGTCACTTGCCGTCCGCTATTTCTTGGGTCTCTTGCAGAATGTCGCAGTGAGACACAAAAGAGAAGTTGGCCGTCCACACTAGGTCGTCAGGGATTCGACCAAGTGGGATGACGATCCGAAACGGAACTTCAATGAACCTTCCTATCTTCGCCATCAACCTCGATCGGGAGACCTGCCGCTGGAGCGGATTGCTGGCCAGCGCCGAGGCGGCCGGCCTGACCTTGCAGCGCATTGCCGCCGTCGACGGCCGCACACTGCCCAAGGAGGACTGGACGGAGATCGATCTTCCAACCGCGAAAAAGCTGAGCGGGCGCGACATCCTGCCCGGCGAATATGCCTGTTACCGCAGCCATATCCAGGCGCTGGAAACGTTCCTAGCCGGTGGCAGCGCCCATGGCCTAATAGTCGAGGACGACGTCCTGTTCGGCGAAGATACCATACGACGCGTCGAGGCCATCATCGCCGCGGTGCCGGATTTCGACGTTATCAAGCTGACTAACCATCGCATGAGCTTCTTCATGCGCGCCGTGAAGACGACGCAAGGTGACGAGATCGGTCGCGCCCTGCATGGCCCGCAGGGGTCGGCCGCCGCCTATCTGGTGACGCGGGAGGGCGCGAAGGGGCTATTGTCGGCGCTCGCGGTAATGAAAATGCCGTGGGACGTCGCGCTCGAACGCTTTTGGGATACCGGCCTGAAAGTCTATTCGGTCCGCCAAAACCTGCTTGGCTTTGCCAAGAGCAGCGCGATATCAGGCATAGCCGGCCCCTCGGGCAGCTACAAATCCGCAAGGCTTGGCGGGTGGAGCCGGCTGAGCGCCGGCATGTCACGAGCCTGGGACGAGCTGCACCGCCTGCATCACGTGTTTTTGCGGCCGCCCTTGCCGAAGGAAATCCCGGACTACGCGAGGGACGACGTGCCGCGCAGCACCTTGCTGCAGTTCCTTGCGGCATTCGCCATTCTCGCGCTTGCCTCTGCAGTCTGGCGCGAGGCCGACACCTACCGCTTTGCGGGGATGGCGCTTGCCGTGGTCGCCGCGATCCGCTGGCTCAGGGTGGATCTGTGGACTTACAGCAAGCCGCTGATCGGATGGGTCGGCGGCCTGTGCGTGGGTTGGTCGCTGTATGTCTTCATCCGGCTGGCGATCGTCTATTTCGACAGCCACCAATTGGGCGGCGCCGAAGGCATCTACCTGTTTCCGCTGTTTTATGCGACGACAGGCTTCGCGTTTCTGCTGTTCGTCAGGCGGCCCGAGCGGCTCGTCCTGTGGTTCATGATCCTCAGCCTTGTCTTCCTGGCGGCGGATACAGGCTATTCGGACATCCTTCATGGCACCAGGCCAGTGCCGTGGCTTTTCAACAATCCCATTCATGCATCGTTGGCGGCTGGTTTCATCTTCCTCTGCACGCTGCAGTTCATCGCCCACACCGCTCAGAGAACGGACCTGAGCACCACAACCAGGAGCATGTACTGGGCGCTGTCGGCAGCCGTACTGCTGTTCGCCCTCGTCAACATCATCGCGCTGCGGTCAAAGGGTGTCTGGCTCGCGCTGGCGCTCGTGCTCGTCTTGTTGGCAGTCATGATCCTGGCGAGAGGCCATCGCCGCGAACTGATGGT harbors:
- a CDS encoding O-antigen ligase family protein produces the protein MNLPIFAINLDRETCRWSGLLASAEAAGLTLQRIAAVDGRTLPKEDWTEIDLPTAKKLSGRDILPGEYACYRSHIQALETFLAGGSAHGLIVEDDVLFGEDTIRRVEAIIAAVPDFDVIKLTNHRMSFFMRAVKTTQGDEIGRALHGPQGSAAAYLVTREGAKGLLSALAVMKMPWDVALERFWDTGLKVYSVRQNLLGFAKSSAISGIAGPSGSYKSARLGGWSRLSAGMSRAWDELHRLHHVFLRPPLPKEIPDYARDDVPRSTLLQFLAAFAILALASAVWREADTYRFAGMALAVVAAIRWLRVDLWTYSKPLIGWVGGLCVGWSLYVFIRLAIVYFDSHQLGGAEGIYLFPLFYATTGFAFLLFVRRPERLVLWFMILSLVFLAADTGYSDILHGTRPVPWLFNNPIHASLAAGFIFLCTLQFIAHTAQRTDLSTTTRSMYWALSAAVLLFALVNIIALRSKGVWLALALVLVLLAVMILARGHRRELMVGGGVLGIVAAGVVAAQGIFWSTAGDTMIFVRSLVSDVLSHGVLPAFDRAIASNTVPLAAKERLMLWADALDIWKRHPIFGASSSWLTEWQNRTYHPMIFNVFHNGYLEIGVRYGVVGLAFFAFLYIWSSRQVLLAVRARLIAPAAWPCYLSTLVFFAISILSNSNNRLSMGEGFMWFAAAFGFYCFYLRQQNDLVAPRTYF